The following are encoded together in the Streptomyces sp. NBC_01465 genome:
- a CDS encoding amino acid permease has protein sequence MSDLSTAPAETSPHVDAGDEGYSKDLKSRHINMIAIGGAIGTGLFLGAGGRMAGAGPSLAIAYAVCGVFAFFVVRALGELVLYRPSSGAFVSYAREFMGEKGAYSAGWLYFLNWSTTAVADITAAATYAHFWSMFSSVPQWVCALVALAVVLTANLISVKYFGEMEFWFSIIKVAALVAFMCVGIYLVVTQHSVDGHTPGFSTIGDNGGLFPSGVMPMLLVIQGVVFAYASVELCGVAAGETEHPEKIMPKAINSIMWRVGIFYVGSVVLLALLLPYTSYSDGQSPFVTVLDKLGVPGAAGVMNLVVLTAALSSLNSGLYSTGRILRSMSLAGSAPRFTGRMNKGQVPYGGILLTAGFGVLGVVLNYVVPGEAFEIVLNFASIGILGTWGMIMLCSLLFWRRAQDGRVTRPGYRLPWAPYTQIVTLVFLACVVFLMWWGGGVGRTTVYCLPLIAAMLVGGWFLVRGRVREVASAGRGLGE, from the coding sequence ATGAGTGACCTCAGCACCGCTCCGGCCGAGACCTCCCCACACGTCGACGCCGGGGACGAGGGGTACAGCAAGGACCTCAAGTCGCGCCACATCAACATGATCGCCATCGGCGGCGCGATAGGCACCGGCCTCTTCCTCGGCGCCGGCGGCCGCATGGCCGGCGCCGGACCCTCCCTCGCGATCGCCTACGCGGTCTGCGGAGTCTTCGCCTTCTTCGTCGTACGGGCGCTCGGCGAGCTCGTCCTCTACCGCCCCTCCTCCGGCGCCTTCGTCTCCTACGCCCGGGAGTTCATGGGCGAGAAGGGCGCCTACAGCGCGGGCTGGCTCTACTTCCTCAACTGGTCGACCACCGCGGTCGCCGACATCACGGCCGCCGCCACCTACGCCCACTTCTGGTCGATGTTCAGCTCGGTCCCGCAGTGGGTCTGCGCACTCGTCGCCCTCGCCGTCGTCCTCACCGCCAACCTGATCTCGGTGAAGTACTTCGGCGAGATGGAGTTCTGGTTCTCGATCATCAAGGTCGCCGCCCTGGTCGCCTTCATGTGCGTCGGGATCTATCTGGTCGTCACCCAGCACTCGGTCGACGGCCACACCCCCGGCTTCTCCACCATCGGCGACAACGGCGGGCTCTTCCCCAGCGGTGTGATGCCGATGCTGCTCGTCATCCAGGGTGTCGTCTTCGCGTACGCCTCCGTGGAGTTGTGCGGCGTCGCCGCAGGCGAGACCGAGCACCCCGAGAAGATCATGCCCAAGGCGATCAACTCGATCATGTGGCGCGTCGGCATCTTCTACGTCGGCTCCGTCGTCCTCCTCGCGCTGCTGCTCCCGTACACCTCGTACTCCGACGGCCAGAGCCCCTTCGTCACCGTCCTCGACAAGCTCGGTGTCCCCGGCGCGGCCGGCGTGATGAACCTGGTGGTCCTCACCGCCGCACTCTCCAGCCTCAACTCCGGCCTGTACTCCACCGGCCGCATCCTGCGCTCGATGTCCCTGGCGGGCTCCGCGCCCCGCTTCACCGGCCGGATGAACAAGGGCCAGGTGCCCTACGGCGGCATCCTGCTGACCGCGGGCTTCGGCGTCCTGGGCGTCGTGCTCAACTACGTCGTCCCCGGCGAGGCCTTCGAGATCGTCCTCAACTTCGCGTCGATCGGCATCCTCGGCACCTGGGGCATGATCATGCTCTGCTCGCTGCTGTTCTGGCGCCGCGCGCAGGACGGCCGGGTCACCCGCCCCGGCTACCGTCTGCCGTGGGCCCCGTACACCCAGATCGTCACGCTCGTCTTCCTGGCCTGTGTGGTCTTCCTGATGTGGTGGGGCGGGGGAGTGGGCCGCACCACCGTCTACTGCCTGCCGCTGATCGCGGCGATGCTGGTCGGCGGCTGGTTCCTCGTACGCGGCAGGGTCCGGGAGGTCGCTTCCGCGGGCCGGGGCCTGGGAGAATGA
- a CDS encoding FadR/GntR family transcriptional regulator has protein sequence MTTEGRGLHAHVLENLGPAITAGEYPPGSVLRTDELAQRFEVSRTVIREAIRVLESMHLVESRRRVGVTVRPTEQWNVYDPQVIRWRLAGADRPRQLRSLTVLRSAVEPVAAGLAARYATAEQCAALTEQALGMVASSRGQQLEAYLVHDIAFHRIVLGASGNEMFARLGDVVAEVLSGRTHHQVMFEDPDPAAVTLHVQVAEAVREGNAARAEELTREIAVGALKELDVLAP, from the coding sequence ATGACTACTGAGGGCCGGGGGCTGCACGCCCATGTGCTGGAAAATCTCGGCCCCGCGATCACCGCGGGCGAGTACCCACCGGGCAGCGTGCTGCGCACCGACGAGCTCGCCCAGCGCTTCGAGGTCTCGCGCACCGTCATCCGCGAGGCGATCCGGGTCCTGGAGTCCATGCACCTGGTGGAGTCCCGGCGACGGGTCGGCGTGACCGTACGGCCGACCGAGCAGTGGAACGTCTACGACCCGCAGGTCATCCGCTGGCGGCTGGCCGGCGCCGACCGCCCCCGCCAGCTCCGCTCTCTGACCGTGCTGCGCTCGGCCGTCGAACCGGTCGCCGCGGGCCTCGCCGCCCGGTACGCCACCGCCGAACAGTGCGCCGCCCTCACCGAGCAGGCGCTCGGCATGGTCGCCTCCTCGCGCGGCCAGCAGCTGGAGGCGTACCTCGTCCACGACATCGCCTTCCACCGCATCGTGCTGGGCGCGTCCGGCAACGAGATGTTCGCGCGACTCGGTGACGTCGTCGCCGAGGTTCTTTCCGGTCGCACCCATCACCAGGTGATGTTCGAGGACCCCGACCCGGCCGCCGTGACCTTGCATGTGCAGGTGGCGGAGGCTGTACGGGAAGGCAATGCGGCCCGCGCCGAGGAGCTCACCCGTGAGATCGCGGTCGGTGCCCTGAAGGAACTCGACGTCCTCGCACCGTGA
- a CDS encoding gluconokinase — translation MSTTRVFVLMGVAGTGKTTIGPLLAAGLGVPYAEGDDFHPPANIAKMSAGTPLDDEDRWPWLDAIGQWAHGREGLGGVVSSSALKRVYRDRLRAEAPGVVFLHLTGDRALIEQRMSERKGHFMPTALLDSQFATLQPLGEDEAGVAVDISGTPEAITERAVAALRRYEK, via the coding sequence ATGAGCACCACCCGAGTCTTCGTCCTGATGGGCGTCGCGGGGACCGGCAAGACCACGATCGGTCCCCTGCTCGCCGCAGGTCTGGGCGTTCCGTACGCCGAGGGCGACGATTTCCACCCGCCGGCGAACATCGCCAAGATGTCGGCGGGGACCCCGCTCGACGACGAGGACCGCTGGCCCTGGCTCGATGCGATCGGCCAGTGGGCGCACGGCCGCGAAGGGCTCGGCGGGGTGGTCTCCAGCTCCGCGCTCAAGCGCGTCTACCGCGACCGGCTCCGTGCCGAGGCCCCCGGTGTCGTCTTTCTCCACCTCACCGGCGACCGCGCGCTGATCGAGCAGCGGATGTCCGAGCGCAAGGGCCACTTCATGCCCACCGCGCTCCTCGACTCCCAGTTCGCCACCCTCCAGCCGCTGGGCGAGGACGAGGCGGGCGTGGCCGTCGACATCTCCGGGACCCCCGAAGCCATCACCGAGCGGGCCGTCGCAGCACTGCGGCGGTACGAGAAGTAG
- a CDS encoding GntT/GntP/DsdX family permease: MSSLSVETLAADAVEPITSAGNAQLGFAVLAGIAVIVLLITKFKLHPFLSLTIGSLALGAIAGAPLDKVITSFTAGLGSTVAGVGVLIALGAILGKLLADSGGADQIVDTILAKAGKSGGKMMPWAMVLIASIIGLPLFFEIGIVLLIPVVLLVAKRGNYSLMRIGIPALAGLSVMHGLIPPHPGPLVAIDAVGANLGITLALGVVVAIPTVIIAGPVFSRYAARWVDIKAPEAMVPSRPSEDLEKRPSFGATVATILLPVVLMLAKALVDVIVDDPTHMIQRVFDVIGSPLIALLAAVIVGMFTLGRAAGFSKGKMSTTVEKSLGPIAGVLLIVGAGGGFKQTLIDSGVGQMVMDISKDWSIPALLLAWIIAVIIRLATGSATVATVSAAGLLAPLAADMSTSHVALLVLAIGAGSLFFSHVNDAGFWLVKEYFGMNVGQTLKTWSVMESIISVVAIVFVLLLSLVL, from the coding sequence GTGTCCAGTCTCAGCGTCGAGACCCTGGCAGCGGACGCCGTCGAGCCCATCACCTCCGCGGGCAACGCCCAGCTGGGGTTCGCGGTCCTCGCGGGCATCGCCGTCATCGTCCTGCTCATCACGAAGTTCAAGCTCCACCCCTTCCTGTCGCTGACCATCGGATCCCTGGCGCTCGGCGCGATCGCGGGAGCCCCGCTCGACAAGGTGATCACCAGCTTCACCGCCGGGCTCGGCTCGACCGTGGCCGGCGTCGGTGTGCTGATCGCGCTCGGTGCGATCCTCGGCAAGCTGCTCGCCGATTCGGGCGGCGCCGACCAGATCGTCGACACGATCCTGGCGAAGGCCGGGAAGTCCGGCGGAAAGATGATGCCGTGGGCGATGGTCCTCATCGCCTCGATCATCGGCCTGCCGCTCTTCTTCGAGATCGGCATCGTCCTGCTGATCCCGGTGGTGCTGCTCGTCGCCAAGCGCGGCAATTACTCGCTGATGCGCATCGGCATCCCCGCGCTCGCCGGTCTCTCCGTGATGCACGGCCTGATCCCCCCGCACCCGGGCCCGCTCGTCGCGATCGACGCGGTCGGCGCCAACCTCGGCATCACGCTGGCCCTCGGTGTGGTCGTGGCCATCCCGACGGTGATCATCGCCGGTCCGGTGTTCTCCCGGTACGCCGCACGCTGGGTGGACATCAAGGCCCCCGAGGCCATGGTCCCGTCCCGCCCCTCCGAGGACCTGGAGAAGCGTCCGAGCTTCGGCGCCACGGTGGCCACCATCCTGCTGCCCGTCGTACTGATGCTGGCCAAGGCCCTGGTCGACGTCATCGTCGACGACCCGACGCACATGATCCAGCGCGTCTTCGACGTCATCGGCTCCCCGCTGATCGCGCTGCTCGCCGCCGTCATCGTCGGCATGTTCACGCTGGGCCGCGCCGCGGGCTTCAGCAAGGGCAAGATGTCGACGACCGTCGAGAAGTCGCTCGGGCCGATCGCGGGCGTCCTGCTCATCGTCGGCGCCGGCGGTGGCTTCAAGCAGACGCTGATCGACTCGGGCGTCGGCCAGATGGTCATGGACATCTCCAAGGACTGGTCCATCCCCGCACTGCTGCTCGCCTGGATCATCGCCGTGATCATCCGTCTCGCCACGGGTTCCGCGACGGTGGCGACCGTCTCCGCCGCGGGCCTGCTGGCTCCGCTCGCCGCCGACATGTCGACCTCGCACGTGGCGCTCCTCGTGCTCGCCATCGGTGCGGGGTCGCTCTTCTTCAGCCACGTCAACGACGCGGGTTTCTGGCTGGTGAAGGAGTACTTCGGGATGAACGTCGGCCAGACGCTGAAGACCTGGTCGGTGATGGAGTCGATCATCTCGGTGGTCGCGATCGTCTTCGTCCTGCTGCTGTCGCTGGTCCTGTAG
- a CDS encoding S8 family serine peptidase, with protein MTRGPARRGAALLSAGLAFVLIPSGTVHAQSGTEAAPAPATTAAARSAHTVTLVTGDKVTVTDLGGGKKSVSVDRAKGATGTVRTQVSDGHISVVPDEARPYLAAGTLDARLFDVSELIKEGLADGTTDATPLIVTYGAKSARSAAALPKGAERTRALPSIGGAAVDADKGRTFWDAATTGRSGFADGIGKVWLDGRVKADMAESNAQIGTPKAWEAGLTGKGVKVAVLDTGYDATHPDLAARVTESKSFIEGQQVADANGHGTHVTSTVGGSGAASDGAEKGVAPDATLAVGKVLSNEGEGSESQIIAGMEWAAKDIKAKVISMSLGSQEGSDGTDPMAAAVNTLSKETGALFVIAAGNSGAPGSIGSPGAADSALTVGAVDSADEAAYFTSQGPRTGDNALKPDVSAPGVDILAARSSLVSGSGSYTTMSGTSMATPHVAGVAALLAQEHPDWTGVQLKDALMSSSKQLDASAYTLGAGRVSVPDAISAKVTATGSVDLGYYKWPYDSNQPVSRTLTYSNSSETAVELNLAAQGAPDGVLTLADRTLTVPAHGTASTTVTGDGAKAAVGNLSGQILASSGGQTVAHTTFGLVKEEERYTLTIHVKDRDGAPTPAYLAIQKLAAGYDPYTTVVGDSGTLELRLQPGSYYLDSFLDVRGSHGKDSLGLGYLSDPEIKLDRDREITLDGRQLKELKADVGRTTENRQLLMEVSRKSGGADFMNAAQVPVKYDSIFAAPTHKVSDGTFEFRTVWRLGKPALQVGGVGSALVQPGGTLIEGTSRLSVVDAGNGAPADYTGKNVRGKAVLVHRSDALTPGELAQAAQDAGVKALFVTDNEPGRLNAWFGTDDYTDRPLQIATLDAAGGATLAAYAKQGRRIEMTGTQYTPWVYDLTDEHRGTVPSGSLTYRPSKRELAVLDTKFHAVAPQDGGEFRYSITGTFPVGLGFAEKIAYPVERTDYVSTGAGQTWHETVTTGPSAIEERSGLITYKGGSHQEVNWFKPVWHPWLGTGLGWGQQRQGNNLSFNTPGWGDSGPDHTGFGDVWSDDSMTQFTDVYVDGVQVDHAMSSGAYAWDADPAEHTYKVTTDTTLDAKRWKLSTKGHAEWTFKSAETPADRNTFLPLINLGFDVDTDLAGNVRAGSRIPVGIYAEYVKGAAGTGTLGGGKLEVSYDDGATWQKVGLSGKGASWKGSLTVPRSASYISLRASASDNKGGNVLQEITRAVGVK; from the coding sequence ATGACCAGAGGACCTGCGAGACGTGGAGCGGCCCTGCTGTCGGCCGGACTCGCGTTCGTTCTGATCCCCTCCGGCACGGTGCACGCCCAGAGCGGTACGGAGGCGGCTCCCGCGCCCGCCACGACGGCCGCCGCCCGCTCCGCCCACACCGTGACCCTGGTGACGGGCGACAAGGTGACGGTGACCGACCTCGGCGGCGGCAAGAAGTCCGTCTCCGTGGACCGGGCGAAGGGCGCGACCGGCACCGTTCGCACCCAGGTGTCGGACGGGCACATCAGCGTCGTCCCCGACGAGGCACGCCCCTACCTCGCCGCCGGCACCCTGGACGCGCGGCTCTTCGACGTCAGCGAGCTGATAAAGGAGGGGCTCGCCGACGGCACGACCGACGCGACGCCCCTCATCGTGACGTACGGCGCCAAGAGCGCCCGCAGCGCGGCCGCCCTGCCCAAGGGCGCCGAGCGCACCCGTGCGCTGCCCAGCATCGGCGGCGCGGCCGTCGACGCCGACAAGGGGCGTACGTTCTGGGACGCCGCCACCACCGGGCGCAGTGGCTTCGCCGACGGCATCGGCAAGGTCTGGCTCGACGGGCGCGTCAAGGCCGACATGGCCGAGAGCAACGCGCAGATCGGCACCCCCAAGGCGTGGGAGGCCGGACTCACCGGCAAGGGCGTGAAGGTCGCCGTCCTCGACACCGGGTACGACGCCACCCACCCCGACCTCGCCGCCCGGGTCACCGAGTCCAAGTCCTTCATCGAGGGCCAGCAGGTCGCCGACGCCAACGGCCACGGCACGCACGTCACTTCGACGGTCGGCGGCTCGGGCGCCGCGTCCGACGGCGCGGAGAAGGGCGTCGCCCCCGACGCCACGCTCGCCGTCGGCAAGGTCCTCAGCAACGAGGGCGAGGGCAGCGAGTCCCAGATCATCGCCGGCATGGAGTGGGCCGCCAAGGACATCAAGGCCAAGGTCATCTCCATGAGCCTCGGCTCGCAGGAGGGCAGCGACGGCACCGACCCGATGGCCGCCGCCGTCAACACCCTCTCCAAGGAGACCGGCGCGCTCTTCGTCATCGCGGCGGGCAACAGCGGCGCTCCCGGCTCCATCGGCTCGCCCGGCGCCGCCGACTCCGCCCTGACCGTGGGCGCGGTCGACTCCGCGGACGAGGCCGCCTACTTCACCAGCCAGGGCCCGCGGACGGGCGACAACGCCCTCAAGCCCGATGTCTCCGCCCCCGGCGTCGACATCCTCGCCGCACGCTCCTCGCTCGTCAGCGGCAGCGGCTCGTACACCACCATGAGCGGTACGTCGATGGCGACGCCGCACGTCGCCGGTGTCGCGGCGCTGCTCGCCCAGGAGCACCCGGACTGGACGGGCGTCCAGCTGAAGGACGCACTGATGTCCTCCAGCAAGCAACTGGACGCATCCGCCTACACGCTGGGCGCGGGCCGGGTCAGTGTCCCCGACGCGATCAGCGCCAAGGTGACCGCCACCGGCAGCGTCGACCTCGGCTACTACAAGTGGCCGTACGACAGCAATCAGCCGGTGAGCAGGACCCTCACCTACAGCAACTCCTCCGAGACCGCAGTGGAGTTGAATCTCGCCGCGCAGGGCGCACCCGACGGTGTGCTCACGCTCGCGGACCGGACGCTGACCGTCCCCGCGCACGGCACCGCCTCCACCACCGTCACCGGTGACGGCGCCAAGGCCGCCGTCGGCAACCTCAGCGGGCAGATCCTCGCGAGCAGCGGCGGGCAGACCGTCGCCCACACCACGTTCGGCCTGGTCAAGGAGGAGGAGCGGTACACGCTCACCATCCACGTCAAGGACCGGGACGGCGCCCCGACGCCCGCCTACCTCGCGATCCAGAAGCTCGCCGCGGGCTACGACCCGTACACCACCGTGGTCGGCGACTCCGGCACCCTTGAGCTGCGCCTGCAGCCGGGTTCGTACTACCTCGACTCCTTCCTCGACGTGCGCGGCAGCCACGGCAAGGACTCGCTGGGCCTCGGATATCTCTCCGACCCGGAGATCAAGCTCGACCGCGACCGTGAAATCACGCTGGACGGCCGCCAGTTGAAGGAACTGAAGGCCGACGTCGGGCGCACCACCGAGAACCGTCAGCTGCTCATGGAGGTCAGCCGGAAGTCCGGCGGCGCCGACTTCATGAACGCCGCGCAGGTCCCCGTCAAGTACGACAGCATCTTCGCGGCGCCCACCCACAAGGTGAGCGACGGGACCTTCGAGTTCCGTACGGTGTGGCGTCTGGGCAAGCCCGCGCTGCAGGTCGGCGGGGTCGGCAGCGCGCTCGTCCAGCCGGGCGGCACTCTGATCGAGGGCACCAGCAGGCTCTCCGTCGTCGACGCGGGCAACGGCGCGCCCGCCGACTACACCGGCAAGAACGTGCGGGGCAAGGCGGTGCTGGTGCACCGCAGCGACGCACTCACGCCCGGCGAGCTCGCCCAGGCAGCCCAGGACGCCGGCGTCAAGGCGCTGTTCGTCACCGACAACGAGCCGGGCCGCCTCAACGCCTGGTTCGGCACCGACGACTACACCGACCGGCCGCTGCAGATCGCCACACTCGACGCCGCAGGGGGTGCCACGCTCGCCGCGTACGCCAAGCAGGGCCGGCGGATCGAGATGACCGGCACCCAGTACACGCCGTGGGTGTACGACCTGACCGACGAGCACAGGGGCACCGTCCCCTCGGGCTCGCTCACGTACAGGCCGTCGAAGCGCGAACTCGCCGTCCTGGACACCAAGTTCCACGCGGTCGCGCCTCAGGACGGCGGCGAGTTCCGCTACTCCATCACCGGCACCTTCCCCGTCGGCCTCGGATTCGCGGAGAAGATCGCCTACCCGGTGGAGCGCACCGACTACGTCTCGACCGGCGCGGGCCAGACCTGGCACGAGACCGTGACCACGGGCCCGTCCGCCATCGAGGAGCGCAGCGGCCTCATCACGTACAAGGGCGGCTCGCACCAGGAGGTGAACTGGTTCAAGCCGGTCTGGCACCCGTGGCTGGGCACCGGGCTCGGCTGGGGACAGCAGCGCCAGGGCAACAACCTGAGTTTCAACACCCCAGGCTGGGGCGACTCGGGTCCTGACCACACCGGCTTCGGCGACGTGTGGAGCGACGACTCGATGACGCAGTTCACCGATGTGTACGTCGACGGGGTGCAGGTCGATCACGCGATGAGCTCCGGCGCCTATGCGTGGGACGCCGACCCGGCGGAGCACACGTACAAGGTCACCACCGACACGACGCTCGACGCGAAGCGGTGGAAGCTGTCGACGAAGGGCCACGCCGAGTGGACCTTCAAGTCGGCGGAGACCCCTGCCGACCGGAACACCTTCCTGCCGCTGATCAACCTCGGCTTCGACGTCGACACCGACCTCGCGGGCAATGTGCGGGCCGGTTCGCGGATCCCGGTCGGGATCTACGCCGAGTACGTGAAGGGCGCGGCCGGCACCGGCACGCTCGGCGGCGGCAAGCTGGAGGTGTCGTACGACGACGGCGCGACCTGGCAGAAGGTCGGGCTCAGCGGCAAGGGGGCTTCCTGGAAGGGGAGTCTGACCGTGCCGCGCAGCGCCTCGTACATCTCGCTGCGTGCGTCGGCGAGCGACAACAAGGGCGGGAACGTCCTGCAGGAGATCACCCGAGCGGTCGGAGTGAAGTAA